The following proteins come from a genomic window of Pseudomonas sp. MAG733B:
- a CDS encoding methyl-accepting chemotaxis protein, giving the protein MNSWFGNISVNLKLGLGFGLVLALTCVLALTGWTSLGSLIDRSNWMSDITQLNAGLTKLRVVRLQYMLTNGDETTAQNVQTTLEAFSAQQQALLVKFKSPENLKLLKEQGTVIDAYKTSLNKMRGAYRAGNSARDVMTANAETANTLINDINTRVQQMPLSDQRFEQFQAITAAKEAFLLARYEVRGYTATTNAETEQKAVAQLDSAIASVKSLNAHFADVQPDALRQLETALGNYRSALQAYKTANSDVVQSRKEMTDQGAAIVSLSEQLYQIQLDRRDTESDKARTLQLVSTLLALLVGIIAAVLITRQITGPLRDTLAVVERIASGDLSQEVKVTRRDELGVLQQGIARMGVTLRDLISGIRDGVTQIASAAEELSAVTEQTSAGVNNQKVETDQVATAMHEMTATVQEVARNAEQASQAAAAADGEAREGDKVVGEAIAQIERLANEVARSTEAMGVLQQESDKIGSVMDVIKAVAEQTNLLALNAAIEAARAGEAGRGFAVVADEVRGLAQRTQKSTEEIEGLVAGLQNGTQQVATVMNNSRALTDSSVALTRKAGASLESITRTVSNIQSMNQQIAAAAEQQSAVAEEISRSIINVRDVSEQTAAASDETAASSVELARLGNQLQQMVSHFRV; this is encoded by the coding sequence ATGAATAGCTGGTTCGGCAATATCAGCGTAAACCTGAAACTGGGCCTGGGGTTTGGCCTGGTCCTGGCACTGACCTGCGTCCTGGCCCTGACCGGCTGGACCAGCCTCGGCAGCTTGATTGACCGCAGCAACTGGATGAGCGACATCACCCAGCTCAACGCCGGCCTGACCAAGCTGCGCGTGGTCCGCCTGCAATACATGCTGACCAACGGCGACGAAACCACCGCACAAAATGTGCAGACCACCCTCGAAGCCTTTTCCGCTCAGCAACAAGCGTTGCTGGTGAAATTCAAGAGCCCGGAAAACCTCAAGTTGCTCAAGGAGCAAGGCACCGTCATCGATGCCTACAAGACGTCCCTGAACAAAATGCGCGGTGCCTACCGCGCCGGCAACAGCGCACGCGACGTCATGACCGCCAACGCCGAAACGGCCAACACGCTGATCAATGACATCAACACCCGCGTACAGCAAATGCCGCTGAGCGACCAACGCTTCGAACAGTTCCAGGCCATCACCGCCGCCAAGGAAGCGTTCCTGTTGGCTCGCTACGAAGTGCGCGGCTACACCGCCACCACCAACGCCGAGACCGAGCAAAAAGCTGTCGCTCAACTCGACTCCGCGATCGCCAGTGTGAAATCCCTCAATGCACACTTCGCCGACGTGCAGCCAGACGCGCTGCGTCAACTGGAAACCGCGCTGGGCAACTATCGCAGTGCGTTGCAGGCCTACAAGACCGCGAACAGCGATGTGGTGCAGTCACGCAAAGAAATGACCGACCAGGGCGCGGCCATCGTCAGTCTGAGCGAGCAGCTGTATCAGATCCAGCTCGACCGCCGTGACACCGAAAGCGACAAGGCCCGCACCTTGCAACTGGTCAGCACGTTGCTGGCGCTGCTGGTGGGCATCATTGCCGCCGTGCTCATCACCCGACAAATCACCGGCCCGTTGCGCGACACCCTGGCCGTGGTCGAGCGTATCGCCAGCGGCGACCTGTCCCAGGAGGTCAAGGTCACACGCCGCGATGAACTCGGCGTGTTGCAGCAAGGCATTGCGCGCATGGGCGTGACCCTGCGCGACTTGATCAGCGGCATCCGCGACGGCGTCACCCAGATCGCCAGCGCCGCCGAAGAATTGTCGGCCGTCACCGAGCAAACCAGCGCCGGGGTCAACAATCAAAAGGTGGAAACCGATCAGGTCGCCACTGCCATGCACGAGATGACCGCCACTGTGCAGGAAGTCGCGCGCAATGCCGAACAGGCCTCGCAAGCCGCCGCTGCGGCGGACGGTGAAGCCCGAGAAGGTGACAAGGTGGTTGGCGAAGCCATCGCGCAGATCGAGCGCCTGGCCAACGAAGTGGCGCGCTCCACCGAAGCCATGGGCGTGCTGCAACAGGAAAGCGACAAGATCGGCAGCGTCATGGACGTGATCAAGGCCGTGGCCGAACAGACCAACCTGCTGGCGCTCAACGCGGCGATTGAAGCGGCGCGCGCCGGTGAAGCCGGGCGTGGTTTTGCCGTGGTCGCCGACGAAGTCCGCGGTCTGGCCCAGCGCACGCAAAAATCCACCGAAGAAATCGAAGGCCTGGTGGCCGGTCTGCAAAACGGCACCCAGCAAGTGGCCACGGTGATGAACAACAGCCGCGCCCTCACCGACAGCAGCGTGGCGCTGACCCGCAAGGCCGGCGCCTCACTGGAAAGCATCACCCGCACGGTGTCCAACATCCAGTCGATGAACCAGCAGATCGCCGCTGCCGCCGAACAGCAAAGCGCCGTTGCCGAGGAAATCAGCCGTAGCATCATCAACGTGCGCGACGTGTCGGAACAGACCGCTGCGGCCAGCGACGAGACAGCGGCGTCCAGTGTCGAACTGGCGCGGTTGGG
- a CDS encoding histidine phosphatase family protein has translation MELRLSLFGINRSIDVSRFARFRNAAVVLASALLVIPLTVFLLRPAAVPDLAHGNVAGARALLAGWAKGDMIVLVRHVERCDHSRAACLRGNDGITDRSRSVAVAVGAQFEQLGLDKTDIYNSPMMRTAQTAGYMFNKVGSGDDWLINCKGTMLRDALAHKIAGRNLILVTHSECMAQLEKDLKLPGSTLGYGASLFVSAETLNKPRMLGFIEASDWRSVTTQ, from the coding sequence GTGGAATTGAGACTGAGTCTGTTCGGAATAAACCGCTCGATCGATGTGAGCCGTTTTGCCCGTTTTCGCAATGCGGCAGTGGTGCTGGCCTCGGCGCTGTTGGTGATTCCCCTGACGGTATTTCTTCTGCGGCCCGCAGCGGTGCCGGACCTGGCCCACGGCAACGTCGCGGGTGCACGCGCCCTGCTGGCGGGGTGGGCCAAGGGCGACATGATCGTGCTGGTGCGCCATGTCGAGCGCTGCGATCACTCACGCGCCGCTTGCCTGAGAGGCAACGATGGCATCACCGATCGTTCACGCAGTGTCGCGGTAGCTGTGGGTGCGCAGTTCGAGCAACTGGGCCTGGACAAGACCGATATCTACAACAGCCCGATGATGCGTACGGCACAGACCGCCGGCTACATGTTCAACAAGGTCGGTAGCGGTGACGACTGGCTGATCAACTGCAAAGGCACCATGTTGCGCGACGCTCTGGCGCACAAAATCGCCGGGCGCAATCTGATCCTGGTGACCCACAGCGAATGCATGGCGCAACTCGAGAAAGACCTCAAGTTGCCCGGCTCGACCCTGGGTTACGGCGCTTCGTTGTTTGTTTCTGCCGAAACGCTGAACAAACCCCGCATGCTCGGCTTCATCGAAGCCTCGGACTGGCGCTCGGTGACCACCCAATGA
- a CDS encoding phosphatase PAP2 family protein: MNSFTRYRFYWINFGIPLACAAVVFLMFDLTKIDIAFNNLFYDPVTQTFPLDHVHLFEKITHKWARIIPNWTGEIAIIGALLSFLWPRLKAEKHPKIIAFLEKIKVAPVLRFASKHRRDFLYVVFAFSISTGVIHYLKGHTSVYCPIETTQYGGKIEHKEWYENFDLLKVAGDGRCWPGGHASGGFTMLALYFVARRYRWRYSKAVMYGSLALGFVYGTTRVLQGWHYMSHTFWAGIFVWLACLLTALAFYGRARLELPVSQARSLSTVRPSSRASSLPQ; encoded by the coding sequence ATGAATTCATTCACTCGTTATCGTTTTTACTGGATCAACTTCGGTATTCCACTGGCCTGTGCAGCCGTGGTGTTCCTGATGTTCGACCTGACCAAAATCGACATCGCCTTCAACAATCTTTTTTATGACCCGGTGACGCAGACGTTCCCGCTGGACCATGTGCACCTGTTCGAAAAAATCACTCACAAGTGGGCGCGGATCATCCCCAACTGGACCGGCGAGATCGCAATCATCGGCGCCTTGCTGTCGTTTCTCTGGCCACGCCTGAAGGCGGAAAAGCATCCGAAGATCATCGCGTTTCTGGAAAAAATCAAAGTCGCACCGGTGCTGCGGTTTGCCAGCAAACATCGAAGGGATTTTCTCTACGTGGTGTTCGCGTTCTCCATCAGCACCGGCGTGATTCACTACCTCAAGGGCCACACCAGCGTGTATTGCCCGATTGAAACGACTCAGTACGGCGGCAAGATTGAACACAAGGAATGGTACGAAAACTTCGATTTGCTGAAGGTCGCCGGTGACGGTCGTTGCTGGCCGGGCGGGCATGCTTCGGGTGGCTTCACCATGCTCGCGTTGTATTTCGTGGCGCGGCGTTATCGCTGGCGGTATTCCAAGGCAGTCATGTACGGCTCGCTGGCGCTGGGCTTCGTCTATGGCACGACGCGGGTGTTGCAGGGTTGGCACTACATGTCCCACACGTTCTGGGCCGGGATCTTCGTCTGGCTGGCGTGTTTGCTGACGGCGCTGGCGTTTTATGGGCGGGCGCGGTTGGAGTTGCCGGTGAGTCAGGCGAGATCTCTGTCGACTGTCAGGCCGTCATCGCGAGCAAGCTCGCTCCCACAGTGA
- the rimJ gene encoding ribosomal protein S5-alanine N-acetyltransferase produces MTILSLPCKRVTLAVLSPSQAALESDFYLRNQTHLAPWSPIRSDDYYSAEKIRSRLAQQAMAFDEGYAVHFAVLDRDSGQMIGACNFSGIIRGAFQSCYLGYHIDHAHQGQGLMHEAVNAGIRYMFETMNLHRIMANYIPGNERSARLLERLGFEREGYAKAYLNIDGHWQDHVLTALVSTVWEDPDRQWSRRLG; encoded by the coding sequence ATGACGATCCTCTCCCTGCCCTGCAAACGCGTGACGCTGGCCGTCCTCAGCCCGAGCCAAGCTGCGTTGGAAAGCGACTTTTATTTGCGAAACCAGACACACCTCGCGCCGTGGTCGCCGATCCGTTCCGACGACTATTACAGCGCGGAAAAAATCCGCTCGCGCCTCGCGCAACAGGCCATGGCGTTTGATGAAGGTTATGCGGTGCACTTCGCTGTGCTGGATCGCGATAGCGGACAAATGATCGGCGCGTGCAACTTCAGCGGCATCATTCGCGGGGCTTTCCAGTCCTGTTATCTGGGCTATCACATCGATCATGCCCATCAAGGCCAAGGCCTGATGCATGAAGCGGTGAACGCAGGTATCCGCTACATGTTCGAAACGATGAACCTGCACCGGATCATGGCCAATTACATCCCCGGCAACGAGCGCAGCGCTCGGTTGCTGGAGCGACTGGGGTTTGAACGCGAAGGCTATGCCAAGGCCTATTTGAACATTGACGGACACTGGCAGGATCATGTGCTGACAGCGTTGGTCAGCACTGTCTGGGAGGATCCGGACCGGCAATGGTCGCGGCGTTTAGGATGA
- a CDS encoding TonB-dependent siderophore receptor encodes MAATAPVLMLPNWATAAEQTQQDFDIPAGPLAPALARFGETAHILLSYSTSLTEGRTTSGLKGRYATDHGLAILLAGTGLESSQSDNGNYSLHASVGDALQLGAVSISGKAPGSITEGTGLYTTYSSSSSTRLNLTPRETPQSLTVMTRQRLDDQRLTNLTDAMEATPGITVVRDGLGSETDAYWSRGFAIQNYEIDGVPTNTRLDNYAQSMAMYDRIEVVRGATGLISGMGNPSATINLIRKRPTAEAQASVTGEAGNWDRYGTGFDVSGPLTETGNVRGRFVADYKTEKAWIDRYNLQSQLIYGITEFDLTEDTLLTMGFSYQRTDVDSPLRSGLPTRFSTGERTNLKRSINAAPNWSYNDHEQTSFFTSIEQQLGNGWSGKIELTHAENKFDELFNFAMGDLNKDGSGLSQLPVRFSGTPRQDNLDLYVTGPFGLFGREHELITGMTLSKYKENVPGWGGWRYDYAGSPAGAIDNLYNWDGNSAKLAFTESGKSSIDEDQYAAYLTSRFSVTDDLSLILGSRVINWKRDTSDRPYGGEETEVNREENGVFIPYAGMVYDLTDTWSVYASYTKIFNPQASWVTDEDNKPLDPMEGKGYEIGIKGTHLDGKLNSSLALFKLEQDNLAIWQHDNVYSAEQDTTSKGIEMELNGELAEGWQASAGYAYSVTTDADDQRISTNLPRNSVKTFTTYRLHGPLDKVTLGGGVNWQSKVGADLHTFSQGSYAVANLLARYDISHNLSASVNLNNVFDREYYSQSGLYGVYGAPRNVMTSFKYNF; translated from the coding sequence ATGGCCGCAACCGCCCCAGTGCTGATGTTGCCGAACTGGGCGACGGCCGCCGAGCAAACGCAGCAGGATTTCGACATTCCCGCCGGGCCGCTGGCACCTGCATTGGCCCGCTTCGGCGAGACCGCACACATCTTGCTGTCCTATTCCACGTCATTGACTGAAGGGCGAACCACGTCGGGGCTCAAGGGGCGTTACGCAACGGATCACGGCCTGGCGATTCTGCTCGCCGGCACAGGTCTTGAGAGCAGTCAGAGTGACAATGGCAACTACTCGCTGCACGCCAGTGTCGGCGATGCATTGCAGTTGGGCGCGGTGTCGATTTCCGGCAAGGCGCCGGGTTCGATCACCGAAGGCACCGGGCTCTACACCACCTATTCGTCCAGTAGCTCGACGCGCCTGAACCTCACCCCGCGGGAAACCCCGCAATCGCTGACCGTCATGACTCGCCAGCGTCTGGACGACCAACGCCTGACCAACCTCACCGATGCCATGGAAGCCACGCCCGGCATCACGGTCGTGCGCGATGGCCTGGGGTCCGAGACAGACGCCTACTGGTCGCGCGGCTTCGCGATCCAGAACTATGAAATCGATGGTGTTCCCACCAACACCCGCCTGGATAACTATGCGCAAAGCATGGCGATGTACGACCGCATCGAAGTGGTACGCGGCGCAACCGGCCTGATCAGTGGCATGGGCAACCCGAGCGCGACCATCAACCTGATCCGCAAACGGCCAACCGCCGAAGCCCAGGCCAGCGTCACTGGCGAGGCCGGCAACTGGGATCGCTACGGCACCGGTTTCGACGTGTCCGGGCCGCTGACCGAAACGGGCAACGTGCGTGGGCGATTCGTCGCTGACTATAAAACCGAGAAGGCCTGGATCGATCGCTACAACCTGCAATCGCAACTGATCTACGGCATCACCGAATTCGACCTGACCGAAGACACGTTGCTGACCATGGGCTTCAGTTATCAGCGCACCGATGTCGACTCGCCGCTGCGCTCCGGCCTGCCCACTCGCTTCAGTACCGGCGAACGCACCAACCTCAAGCGCTCGATCAACGCAGCACCGAACTGGTCGTACAACGATCACGAGCAGACCAGTTTCTTCACCTCCATCGAGCAGCAATTGGGCAATGGCTGGAGCGGCAAGATCGAACTCACCCACGCTGAAAACAAGTTCGACGAGTTGTTCAACTTCGCCATGGGCGATCTCAACAAGGATGGCAGCGGACTTTCGCAGTTGCCGGTGCGCTTCTCCGGCACGCCGCGCCAGGACAACCTCGACCTGTACGTCACCGGCCCGTTCGGCCTGTTCGGCCGCGAACATGAACTGATCACCGGCATGACCTTGTCCAAGTACAAGGAGAACGTACCGGGCTGGGGTGGCTGGCGTTACGACTATGCCGGGTCGCCGGCGGGCGCCATCGACAACCTGTACAACTGGGACGGCAACTCTGCCAAACTGGCCTTCACCGAAAGCGGCAAATCCTCGATCGACGAAGACCAGTATGCCGCTTACCTGACCTCACGCTTCAGCGTCACCGACGACCTGAGCCTGATCCTCGGCAGCCGCGTGATCAACTGGAAGCGCGACACCTCCGATCGCCCTTACGGCGGTGAAGAAACCGAGGTCAATCGTGAAGAAAACGGTGTGTTCATTCCCTATGCCGGCATGGTCTATGACCTCACTGACACCTGGTCGGTGTACGCCAGCTACACCAAAATCTTCAACCCGCAAGCCTCGTGGGTCACCGACGAAGACAACAAACCCCTCGACCCGATGGAAGGCAAAGGCTACGAGATCGGCATCAAGGGCACGCACCTGGATGGCAAGCTCAACTCCAGCCTGGCGTTGTTCAAACTGGAGCAGGACAACCTGGCGATCTGGCAACACGACAACGTCTACAGCGCCGAACAGGACACCACCTCCAAAGGCATCGAGATGGAGCTGAACGGCGAACTGGCCGAAGGCTGGCAGGCGTCTGCCGGGTATGCCTACTCGGTGACCACCGATGCCGACGACCAGCGCATCAGCACCAACCTGCCGCGCAACAGCGTGAAGACTTTCACCACCTATCGCCTGCACGGCCCTCTGGACAAGGTCACCCTCGGCGGCGGCGTGAACTGGCAGAGCAAAGTGGGCGCCGACCTGCACACCTTCAGCCAGGGCAGCTACGCCGTCGCCAACCTGTTGGCGCGCTACGACATCAGCCACAACCTCAGTGCGTCGGTGAACCTGAACAACGTGTTCGACCGCGAGTACTACAGCCAGTCCGGTCTGTACGGTGTCTACGGTGCCCCGCGCAATGTGATGACGAGTTTCAAGTACAACTTCTGA
- a CDS encoding FecR domain-containing protein, giving the protein MNGNDLQTISGDMAEQAMHWHLELQERDVSEATLAAWMSWRQAHPLHERAWQRAEAFAQRMSDIRTPGQRSLAQATLRPTLSRRAAIKQLSVLLAAGAGAWSLKDTALLQDMTADYHSRIGEQRRTVLADNTQVQLNTDSAINVVFERESRRIKLLRGEILITRDSIADGRLLSIETADGRLEAALARFSVRQRAGFTQVSVYQGTLAISPSLQRHQPLALKAGEQVSFNDQGLLLRQTVALTAPAWTQGMLVAQGQRLADFLEDLSRYRRGHLACDPAIADVRVSGTFPLGNTERIILAVADTLQLDVQQFTRYWVTLKPRMA; this is encoded by the coding sequence GTGAACGGCAACGACCTGCAAACAATCTCCGGCGACATGGCCGAACAGGCCATGCATTGGCATCTGGAACTTCAGGAACGCGACGTCAGCGAAGCGACGCTGGCGGCCTGGATGAGCTGGCGTCAGGCGCATCCTTTGCACGAACGCGCCTGGCAACGGGCCGAAGCTTTCGCCCAGCGCATGAGTGATATTCGTACTCCAGGCCAACGCTCCCTGGCGCAGGCGACGCTGCGGCCAACGCTGTCGCGGCGTGCGGCCATCAAGCAACTCAGTGTGCTGCTGGCGGCCGGTGCGGGTGCCTGGAGCCTGAAAGACACCGCGCTCCTGCAAGACATGACCGCCGACTACCACAGCAGGATCGGCGAACAGCGGCGTACCGTGCTCGCCGATAACACACAGGTTCAACTCAACACCGACAGCGCCATCAACGTCGTGTTCGAACGTGAAAGTCGACGCATCAAACTGTTGCGTGGCGAGATACTGATCACCCGCGACTCCATCGCCGATGGCCGCCTGCTGTCGATCGAAACCGCCGACGGTCGCCTTGAGGCTGCGCTGGCGCGCTTCAGCGTCAGGCAGCGTGCAGGGTTCACTCAGGTGAGCGTTTATCAGGGCACGCTGGCGATCAGCCCCTCGCTGCAACGCCATCAACCGCTTGCGCTGAAGGCTGGCGAGCAAGTCAGCTTCAATGATCAGGGCCTGTTGCTCCGGCAAACCGTCGCGTTGACCGCCCCGGCCTGGACTCAAGGCATGCTGGTTGCCCAAGGCCAGCGTCTGGCAGATTTCCTCGAGGACTTGAGCCGCTACCGGCGCGGGCATCTGGCTTGCGACCCGGCGATCGCCGATGTTCGCGTTTCCGGAACGTTCCCCCTGGGCAATACCGAGCGAATCATCCTCGCCGTCGCCGACACCCTGCAACTCGACGTCCAGCAATTCACCCGTTACTGGGTCACGTTGAAGCCCCGAATGGCCTGA
- a CDS encoding sigma-70 family RNA polymerase sigma factor has product MLPSSQISFCDVAVLYRQQHGWLQNWLRRRLNCSQSAADLAQDTFMRLLAKEQVPELHAPRTFLAKVAQSVLSNHYRRQKLERAYLEALAAMPEQVAPSLETQAILLETLIALDAALEGLERPVREAFLWSQIDGLSHGEIAERLNVSITTVKRYIVKAGAMCILLDESLDAL; this is encoded by the coding sequence ATGCTCCCATCTTCCCAAATCAGCTTCTGCGACGTGGCCGTGCTTTACCGCCAACAGCACGGCTGGCTGCAGAACTGGCTAAGGCGCCGGCTGAACTGTTCGCAAAGCGCGGCGGACCTGGCCCAGGACACCTTCATGCGTTTGCTTGCCAAGGAACAGGTCCCGGAGCTGCACGCCCCGCGCACCTTCCTGGCGAAAGTGGCGCAGAGCGTTTTATCCAATCACTACCGTCGGCAAAAACTGGAACGCGCCTACCTTGAGGCGCTTGCAGCGATGCCTGAGCAGGTGGCGCCGAGCCTGGAAACCCAGGCAATTCTGCTGGAAACCCTGATCGCCCTCGATGCCGCGCTGGAAGGTCTGGAGCGCCCGGTGCGCGAAGCGTTTCTCTGGTCGCAGATCGACGGTTTGAGCCACGGGGAAATCGCCGAACGACTCAACGTCTCCATCACCACGGTCAAGCGCTACATCGTCAAGGCCGGGGCAATGTGCATCCTGCTCGATGAAAGCCTGGATGCACTGTGA
- a CDS encoding helix-turn-helix domain-containing protein: MDYSLLVSRLGKQIRDKRVNRGLTQARLAELAGLTRQKVIAVEKGTLSVAMVAYARVLGALDCELAVIPAAMPTLEELGDLFE; encoded by the coding sequence ATGGACTATTCCCTGCTGGTTTCCCGGCTTGGCAAGCAGATACGTGATAAGCGTGTGAATCGGGGCCTTACACAAGCTCGGCTGGCCGAACTCGCCGGGCTGACTCGACAGAAAGTCATTGCGGTAGAGAAGGGCACTCTGTCGGTAGCCATGGTTGCTTACGCGCGCGTCCTGGGCGCTCTGGATTGTGAACTCGCGGTCATTCCTGCGGCGATGCCGACCCTTGAAGAGCTAGGGGATCTGTTCGAATGA
- a CDS encoding type II toxin-antitoxin system HipA family toxin, which translates to MKMTSLAVSTPEGLSGRVLTSADDFIFRYHEEALPEMAISLSMPVRPDEFRRRDLHPIFQMNLPEGYVLEQLRNRLAKTVNVDPMLLLALSGSSSPIGRVRVRSEAVDALLGEQQFPGEKLEEILTWDGTEDIFAGLLDRYILRAGISGVQPKVLVPEQREAELSRVTSKTADLIIKSGRDEFPGLAINEFLCMSIAKEGGLPVPEFYLSDNAKLFVMRRFDRDDQLNPIGFEDMAALMGLSADQKYSKSYAAIAKAIRLFCPAQHLRSSLDQLFDSVALSCIVGNGDAHLKNFGLLYSEPTQRDARLAPAYDIVNTTAYIPEDVLALDLAGNKSMFASRQGLLEFAQNCEIEKPRERIQKLLAAVEMVIASYPEYREQAPHVVGAIEQAAAPFALTFG; encoded by the coding sequence ATGAAAATGACTTCTCTTGCTGTCAGTACACCTGAGGGCCTCAGCGGCCGAGTCCTCACCAGCGCTGACGATTTCATTTTTCGCTATCACGAAGAAGCATTGCCAGAAATGGCAATCAGCTTGTCGATGCCTGTGCGGCCTGACGAGTTTCGACGACGGGATCTGCACCCCATTTTTCAGATGAACCTGCCGGAAGGCTATGTGCTGGAGCAGCTTCGTAATCGCCTGGCTAAAACCGTAAATGTCGATCCGATGCTGTTGCTGGCACTTTCCGGAAGCAGCTCGCCCATTGGCCGCGTTCGGGTGCGTTCCGAGGCAGTCGACGCTTTGTTGGGGGAGCAGCAGTTTCCGGGGGAAAAGCTTGAAGAGATTCTGACGTGGGACGGTACCGAAGATATCTTTGCCGGACTTCTCGATCGCTACATCCTGCGAGCCGGTATTTCAGGTGTTCAACCCAAAGTATTGGTGCCGGAGCAGCGGGAAGCGGAACTGTCCCGCGTGACTTCGAAAACAGCGGACTTGATCATCAAAAGTGGCCGTGACGAGTTCCCCGGGCTTGCGATCAATGAATTCCTTTGCATGTCCATTGCCAAGGAGGGAGGTCTGCCTGTCCCGGAGTTTTATCTGTCTGACAATGCAAAGCTGTTTGTCATGCGTCGCTTCGATCGCGACGACCAACTCAACCCGATTGGTTTTGAGGACATGGCCGCTCTCATGGGGCTATCAGCGGATCAGAAATACAGCAAAAGCTACGCTGCAATCGCCAAGGCCATCCGTTTGTTCTGCCCCGCGCAGCATCTGCGATCCTCCCTTGATCAGCTGTTCGATAGCGTCGCCTTGAGCTGCATCGTCGGAAATGGCGATGCGCACTTGAAGAACTTCGGTTTGCTCTATTCGGAACCCACGCAGCGCGATGCGCGCCTTGCACCTGCTTACGACATCGTCAACACCACCGCCTATATCCCGGAAGATGTGTTGGCGCTGGATCTGGCAGGTAACAAGTCAATGTTTGCTTCGCGACAAGGATTGCTGGAGTTTGCACAAAACTGCGAGATCGAAAAGCCAAGGGAGCGCATTCAGAAACTGCTTGCCGCAGTTGAAATGGTGATTGCGAGCTATCCCGAGTATCGAGAGCAGGCACCTCATGTCGTTGGCGCCATTGAACAGGCAGCGGCGCCTTTTGCTCTGACGTTTGGCTGA
- a CDS encoding NAD-dependent epimerase/dehydratase family protein, with protein MFVERVLVTGGAGFIGSHLVEALLAKGYKVRVLDNLSTGKVSNLPMDNANLNLVIGDVADSAAVAQAMRDCSAVVHLAAVASVQASVDDPVGTHQSNFVGTLNVCENMLKADIKRVVFASSAAIYGNNGEGSAIDEDTPKSPLTPYASDKLSSEHYLDFYRREHGLEPVILRFFNIFGPRQDPSSPYSGVISIFTERALKQQPVSIFGDGEQTRDFVYVQDLVSILLQAVEANAPRAGAVNIGLSRSTSLNDLIAELGTATGNPLTVNHQAPRQGDIRHSRANNARLLERFKLPEPTSVGKGLAQLIRSL; from the coding sequence ATGTTCGTTGAGCGAGTACTGGTCACCGGCGGGGCTGGATTTATCGGGTCGCATCTTGTGGAAGCGTTGCTGGCCAAGGGTTACAAGGTTCGCGTGCTGGATAACCTGTCCACCGGTAAAGTCAGTAATTTGCCGATGGACAATGCCAACCTGAACCTGGTGATCGGCGATGTCGCCGACAGCGCCGCCGTGGCTCAAGCCATGCGCGATTGCAGTGCGGTCGTTCATTTGGCGGCAGTTGCCTCTGTGCAAGCCTCGGTGGATGATCCGGTCGGTACTCATCAAAGCAACTTCGTCGGCACCCTCAACGTCTGTGAAAACATGTTGAAGGCTGACATCAAGCGCGTCGTGTTCGCCTCCAGCGCTGCCATCTACGGCAACAACGGCGAAGGCTCGGCCATCGACGAAGACACCCCCAAGTCGCCGCTCACGCCGTATGCCAGTGACAAGTTGTCCAGTGAGCATTACCTGGATTTCTATCGCCGTGAGCACGGTCTGGAACCGGTGATCCTGCGCTTCTTCAACATCTTTGGCCCACGCCAGGATCCGTCTTCGCCGTACTCCGGTGTAATCAGCATTTTTACCGAGCGAGCGCTGAAACAGCAGCCTGTGTCGATTTTCGGCGACGGCGAGCAGACTCGCGACTTCGTCTATGTCCAGGACCTGGTAAGCATTCTGCTCCAGGCCGTGGAGGCGAACGCGCCGCGCGCGGGTGCGGTGAACATCGGCCTCAGCCGCTCCACCAGCCTCAACGATCTGATCGCTGAGCTGGGGACGGCCACCGGCAATCCTCTGACGGTCAATCATCAGGCGCCACGGCAGGGCGACATTCGCCATTCGCGCGCCAACAATGCCCGTCTGCTCGAGCGCTTCAAACTCCCGGAGCCGACATCCGTCGGCAAAGGTCTAGCGCAACTCATCCGCAGTTTGTAA